The DNA segment GTGCGGTGCGGGGTGGTGCGGTGCGGTGCGGCCGGTCAGTCCTGTACCACCGGGCCCCACCTGAGCCGCAGGAACAGGCCCGTGCCCACCGCGCCCAGCAGTGCCGTGCCCGCCACGGTCCACACCACCGTCCGCTCGGACCCGTCGTCCCGTGCCGCCGGAACCGTGGTGAGGGCCGGGGCGGCCGTGGGCTGTGCCTCGGGCCCCGGCAGCGACACGACCTGCAGGGCGTCCAACGACCCCACTGCATCGACCTCGTCCGACGCCTCGAACCCCCAGTCCAGCAGCGTGCGGGCCTCCTCGTACACGGCGTGCGCACCACCCCGTCGGGGGTTCAGCACCGTCACCACGAGAGTGCGTCCGTCCCGGCGGGCCGCCGACACGAGGGTGTGGCCGGCGCCGCTGGTGTAGCCGTTCTTGATCCCGACGATCCCCGGGTACCGTTCCACCCCGTCCGAGCCGGTGAGCAACCGGTTGGTGTTGCGGATTGCGTACGACCCGTCGTCGCGGCCCGGGAACACGGCCTCCTCGCGGGAGCAGTACCGGACGAAGTCGGGGTTCTGCAGGCCGGCTCGGCCGAACACCGCCAGGTCGAACGCCGACGACACCTGGCCCGGGGCGTCGTAGCCGTCGGGCGACTTCACCCGTGTGTCGTGGGCGCCGAGGGCGTGGGCCTTGTCCTGCATCCGTTCGGCGGTGGCCTTCCAGCCGCCGTTGAGCGAGGCCAGCACGCGCACGGCGTCGTTGCCGGAGCTGAGGAAGACCCCGTTCCACAGGTCGGAGATCCGGTAGGTGAGGTTCTCGGCGACCCCGACACGGCTGCTGCCGGGGCCGACGTCCGTCAGTTCCTCCTCGCTGACGGTGTGCCGGATACCGGCGGGCAGGACGGGCAGCAGGGTGAGTGCGAACAGGGTCTTGATGGTGCTGGCGGGCGGCAGCCTGCGGTGCGCGTCGTGCGCGGCGAGCACCGCACCGGAGCCGGCGTCGGCCACCAGCCACGACCGGGCGGACAGCTCCGGGAGCTCGGGCGCCCCGGCGCGCGGGCGGACCTGGGTGCCGGAGCGGTACAGCAGCGCATCAGGTGCCGCCGCGGGCGTGGCCCGCGGTCCCGCGGCCATCCGTGCTCCGGAGCCGGGCGACGGCGCGGGGTCCGCGCGCGTACCGGCATTCGCCGTGGCGGGGGCGAACGCCAGCAGGCCCGCTGTGCAGAGGGCACAGGTGGATACGGCCGCCCGCGAAGCAAAACCGACAGTCATACCGCAAACGTAGGAAGGAGATCCCGGACGGCCGCGATGACCGGGCCGGAGGCCCTCCGCAAGCACTCGGATGCCGCACGGCGGTACGACGGCAACGACTGCCCGCGGCCGGGAGGTACGGCGGCCGAAACGGCCGGGTGCCGGGAACAGCCGGCCGCCCGGGGCGTCAGCTGCCAGGCAGGGTGGGCTGGACACGCCGGAGGAAGGCCGCGTTGTCGGGGGCCTCGTGCACCCGCTCCAGCAGTGTCTCCAGGCCGGACTGCCCGTCCCGGGACTGCAGCACCCTGCGCAGACCGCGGGCGGCCGTCAACTCCGCCGGCGTGAGCAGCAGTTCCTCGTGGCGGGTGTCGGACGCGACGATGTCGACGGCCGGGAACAGCCGGCGGGACGCCGCTTCACGGCTCAGCCGGAGCTCCATGTTGCCGGTTCCCTTGAGCTCCTCGAAGTAGAATTCGTCGGCGCGGGAACCGGTCTCCACCAGGGCCGAGGCGAGGATCGTGAGTGAACCGCCCTCTTCGGCCCCGCGCGCGGCACCGAAGAACCGCTTCGGTCCGATCCGCGCCGTGGCGTCGACCCCGCCGCTCATGGTGCGGCCACCGGAGGCGGCGGCGTTGTTGTACGCGCGGCAGAGCCGGGTCAGCGAGTCGAGCAGGACGACGACGTCCTCGCCCGCCTCGACCAGCCGCTTGGCCCGCTCGATCACCAGCCGGGCCAGGGCGATGTGCTGCTTGGCGGGCCGGTCGAAGGCCGAGGCGTACACCTCGCCGTGCACCGAGCGCCGTATGTCGGTGACCTCCTCGGGGCGTTCGTCGAGCAGCACCACCATCAGGCGGCACTCGGGGTGGTTTCCCGCGACGGCCGCCGCGAGCTGCTGGATCAGTACGGTCTTGCCGGTCTTCGGCGGGGCCACGAGCAGGCCCCGCTGCCCCTTTCCGACAGGGGCGAGCAGATCGACGACGCGCCCGGCCAGCCCGGACGCGGGGTGCTCCAGACGCAGCCGCTCCTGCGGGTGAAGCGGCGTCAGCTCCCCGAAGCGGGGCCGGTCGTGCTGCGCTTCGAGGGTCCGGCCGTTGATCCGGGTGACCTCGGTCAGGCCGTACCGGTCGCTGCGCAGGCCCTCGACCAGGTCGCCCTTGCGCAGGCCGTACCGGCGGAGTGCGGCGGAGTGCGGCGGAGTGCGGCGGGGGGGGGGAGAGAGGGACGGCGGGGTCGGAGGGGGAGGGCAGACAGGTGCCGGCCCGCAGGTGCCCCTTCCCGGCCGGGTCGATGTCGAGGACGCCGCTGACGGGCCTGGGCTGTTGCTGGACGGTGGGGCGGTCGAGTGCGGTGGTCACGGGGACGGTCCTTTCGTGGACGACTGGGGGAGGTGACACGTGCGGGGAAGGGGAGAACCGCGCAGGAGGACGCATGCAGCACTCGGGGCAGTGGGAACAGCACCTCGGCCATGGCGGTGAACCCTGCTCACGAGGTGGTGTGGAAATGCCGGACGGCCGGCCCGGAACGACGGGCGGAACGGCGAACCGATGAGAATCTGAGGAAGAACTGGCACCGACGCCTGAATGAGGGCGCGAAAAGAGTGCTGACCGCACCGTACCACTGGGGTGTATATGTGCGAAGGGGTGAAGCCGGAAGAGGGCCCGCCGGAAGCGACCGGCGGGCCCTCGGGCGGGGACGGGGGAGCGGTTCGGAACGAGAGTC comes from the Streptomyces sp. KMM 9044 genome and includes:
- a CDS encoding D-alanyl-D-alanine carboxypeptidase family protein, whose protein sequence is MTVGFASRAAVSTCALCTAGLLAFAPATANAGTRADPAPSPGSGARMAAGPRATPAAAPDALLYRSGTQVRPRAGAPELPELSARSWLVADAGSGAVLAAHDAHRRLPPASTIKTLFALTLLPVLPAGIRHTVSEEELTDVGPGSSRVGVAENLTYRISDLWNGVFLSSGNDAVRVLASLNGGWKATAERMQDKAHALGAHDTRVKSPDGYDAPGQVSSAFDLAVFGRAGLQNPDFVRYCSREEAVFPGRDDGSYAIRNTNRLLTGSDGVERYPGIVGIKNGYTSGAGHTLVSAARRDGRTLVVTVLNPRRGGAHAVYEEARTLLDWGFEASDEVDAVGSLDALQVVSLPGPEAQPTAAPALTTVPAARDDGSERTVVWTVAGTALLGAVGTGLFLRLRWGPVVQD